A genomic region of Friedmanniella luteola contains the following coding sequences:
- the pheT gene encoding phenylalanine--tRNA ligase subunit beta — MRAPLSWLAEYAALPADLDGRTLAEAFVRAGLEVEAVEQAGADVTGPLVVGRVLSAEPEQHKNGKTINWCRVDVGDHNDAADGETPASRGIVCGAHNFGAGDLVVVALPGAVLPGDFRIAARKTYGHVSDGMICSARELGLGDDHDGIIVLTEPDLVPGTDAAAVLHLRETVLDLDVTPDRGYCMSLRGLAREAAQATGVAFTDPVDRPVPPEVAAGHPVRRESAACPLFVALTVTGIDPTRPSPRWLARRVQLAGMRPISLAVDITNYVMLETGQPLHAYDADRLAGTVVVRQAAAGEQLTTLDDVVRDLDPADLVIADDSGPIGLAGVMGGASSELSASTTSVVLEAAHFDALTLARTSRRHRLTSEASRRFERGVDPGAAYAAAHRAAALLVELAGGTLDAAETVSGAVPPGATTVLDADLAPRVLGVELTTERVVELLQSVGAELEVDGPTLRATAPTWRPDLTDPYDYVEEVGRLVGYDNIPPVVPRAPVGRGLTPAQQARRAVTAATAGAGFVEVLSFPFAAAEDLDRMGLPADDRRRALTRILNPLAETSPYLRTTILPGLFAAVTRNTSRGNDDLALFETGSVFFAPATRVAAPRPSVAGRPSDADLAAMDDALGDQPRHLAAVLTGAWRRPGWDTPGERAGWSHAFALADLAGRAVGLELERRAADAAPWHPGRCAAVVLPGTGIVIGHAGELHPSVIAAFGLPPRTAALELDLDVLVAAAPEVGRISPLSSHPVAKEDVALVVDASVPSADVAAALAAGAGELLESVTLFDIYTGPQIGEGRKSLAFALRFRAPDRTLTDAETAAARDAAVARAAQDTGAVQRTE, encoded by the coding sequence ATGAGGGCGCCGCTCAGCTGGCTGGCCGAGTACGCCGCGCTGCCCGCCGACCTCGACGGCCGCACCCTGGCCGAGGCCTTCGTGCGCGCCGGCCTCGAGGTCGAGGCCGTCGAGCAGGCGGGCGCCGACGTCACGGGCCCGCTCGTCGTGGGCCGCGTGCTGTCCGCCGAGCCGGAGCAGCACAAGAACGGCAAGACGATCAACTGGTGCCGCGTCGACGTCGGCGACCACAACGACGCCGCGGACGGCGAGACCCCGGCCTCCCGCGGCATCGTCTGCGGCGCCCACAACTTCGGCGCGGGCGACCTCGTCGTCGTCGCCCTGCCCGGGGCCGTGCTGCCCGGAGACTTCCGGATCGCCGCCCGCAAGACCTACGGCCACGTCTCCGACGGGATGATCTGCTCCGCCCGGGAGCTGGGTCTGGGCGACGACCACGACGGGATCATCGTGCTCACCGAGCCCGACCTGGTCCCGGGCACCGACGCGGCCGCCGTGCTGCACCTGCGCGAGACCGTCCTCGACCTCGACGTCACCCCCGACCGCGGCTACTGCATGTCGCTGCGCGGACTCGCCCGCGAGGCCGCGCAGGCCACCGGCGTCGCGTTCACCGACCCGGTCGACCGACCGGTCCCCCCCGAGGTCGCGGCCGGCCACCCCGTGCGGCGGGAGTCGGCGGCCTGCCCGCTGTTCGTGGCGCTCACGGTCACGGGGATCGACCCCACCCGGCCGAGCCCGCGCTGGCTGGCCCGCCGCGTGCAGCTCGCCGGCATGCGGCCGATCTCGCTGGCCGTCGACATCACCAACTACGTGATGCTCGAGACCGGGCAGCCCCTGCACGCCTACGACGCCGACCGGCTGGCCGGCACCGTCGTCGTCCGGCAGGCGGCGGCGGGGGAGCAGCTGACGACCCTCGACGACGTCGTCCGCGACCTCGACCCGGCCGACCTCGTGATCGCCGACGACTCGGGCCCGATCGGCCTGGCCGGTGTGATGGGGGGCGCCTCGAGCGAGCTGTCGGCGTCGACGACGTCGGTGGTCCTGGAGGCCGCGCACTTCGACGCGCTGACCCTGGCCCGGACGTCGCGCCGGCACCGGCTGACGTCGGAGGCCTCGCGGCGCTTCGAGCGCGGCGTCGACCCCGGGGCGGCCTACGCCGCCGCCCACCGGGCCGCGGCCCTGCTGGTCGAGCTGGCCGGCGGCACCCTCGACGCGGCCGAGACCGTCAGCGGCGCCGTGCCGCCGGGAGCGACCACCGTCCTCGACGCCGACCTGGCGCCGCGCGTCCTCGGGGTCGAGCTGACGACCGAGCGGGTCGTCGAGCTGCTGCAGAGCGTGGGCGCCGAGCTCGAGGTGGACGGCCCGACGCTGCGGGCCACCGCCCCGACCTGGCGGCCCGACCTGACCGACCCCTACGACTACGTCGAGGAGGTCGGCCGGCTGGTCGGCTACGACAACATCCCGCCGGTGGTGCCGCGCGCGCCGGTCGGCCGGGGGCTCACGCCGGCCCAGCAGGCCCGGCGGGCCGTCACCGCGGCCACCGCCGGCGCGGGTTTCGTCGAGGTGCTGAGCTTCCCGTTCGCCGCCGCCGAGGACCTGGACAGGATGGGCCTGCCGGCCGACGACCGGCGGCGCGCCCTGACCCGCATCCTCAACCCGCTGGCCGAGACGAGCCCGTACCTGCGGACGACGATCCTGCCGGGCCTGTTCGCCGCCGTCACCCGCAACACCAGCCGGGGCAACGACGATCTGGCCCTGTTCGAGACCGGGTCGGTCTTCTTCGCCCCCGCGACCCGGGTCGCCGCCCCGCGACCCTCGGTGGCCGGGCGGCCGTCCGACGCCGACCTCGCGGCGATGGACGACGCCCTGGGTGACCAGCCGCGCCACCTCGCCGCGGTGCTCACCGGGGCCTGGCGCCGGCCCGGCTGGGACACGCCGGGGGAGCGGGCCGGCTGGAGCCACGCCTTCGCGCTGGCCGACCTGGCCGGCCGGGCGGTCGGACTGGAGCTCGAGCGGCGGGCCGCCGACGCGGCCCCGTGGCACCCCGGCCGCTGCGCAGCGGTGGTGCTGCCCGGCACCGGCATCGTCATCGGGCACGCCGGCGAGCTGCACCCCAGCGTCATCGCGGCCTTCGGCCTGCCGCCCCGGACGGCGGCCCTGGAGCTCGACCTCGACGTGCTGGTCGCTGCGGCGCCCGAGGTGGGCCGGATCAGCCCGCTGTCCTCCCACCCCGTCGCCAAGGAGGACGTGGCCCTCGTCGTCGACGCCTCCGTGCCGTCGGCCGACGTCGCCGCGGCACTCGCAGCCGGCGCCGGGGAGCTGCTGGAGTCGGTGACGCTGTTCGACATCTACACCGGGCCGCAGATCGGCGAGGGCCGCAAGTCCCTCGCCTTCGCCCTCCGCTTCCGTGCACCCGACCGCACGCTGACCGACGCCGAGACCGCGGCGGCTCGGGATGCGGCCGTCGCCCGCGCGGCTCAGGACACCGGGGCGGTGCAGCGGACGGAGTGA
- the argC gene encoding N-acetyl-gamma-glutamyl-phosphate reductase has translation MTLRVAVAGATGYAGGELLRLLLGHPAVEIGALTAGSSAGRPLAESQPHLVPLADRTVLETTTENLADHDVVFLALPHGASAAVAEALDPETLVVDCGADFRLTDPAAWEKFYGSPHAGSWPYGLPELPGQRETLAGARRVAVPGCYPTSATLALLPAIHHGLTDARDTVVVAASGPSGAGKSLKPHLLGAELMGSASAYGVGGTHRHVPEMLQNFDVCGADDPTVSFTPVLVPMSRGILATCTAPLHGGVDLDAVRAAYHADYDDEPFVHLLAPGHWPQTQSVLGANAVHLQVAVDEAAGRLVAVAALDNLTKGTAGGAVQCMNLALGLPETTGLSTAGVAP, from the coding sequence ATGACTCTTCGGGTGGCGGTGGCGGGCGCCACGGGGTACGCCGGGGGCGAGCTGCTCCGGCTGCTGCTCGGCCACCCGGCGGTGGAGATCGGCGCCCTGACGGCGGGCTCGAGCGCGGGCAGGCCGCTGGCCGAGTCCCAACCCCACCTGGTGCCGCTGGCCGACCGGACCGTCCTCGAGACCACGACCGAGAACCTGGCCGACCACGACGTCGTCTTCCTGGCCCTGCCGCACGGCGCTTCGGCGGCCGTCGCGGAGGCGCTCGACCCGGAGACCCTCGTCGTCGACTGCGGGGCCGACTTCCGGCTCACCGACCCGGCGGCCTGGGAGAAGTTCTACGGCTCCCCGCACGCGGGGAGCTGGCCCTACGGGCTGCCCGAGCTGCCCGGTCAGCGGGAGACCCTCGCGGGAGCGCGCCGGGTCGCCGTCCCCGGCTGCTACCCGACCAGCGCCACGCTGGCGCTGCTGCCGGCCATCCACCACGGGCTCACGGACGCCCGCGACACCGTCGTCGTCGCGGCCAGCGGGCCCTCGGGTGCCGGCAAGTCCCTCAAGCCGCACCTGCTCGGGGCCGAGCTGATGGGATCCGCCAGCGCCTACGGGGTCGGCGGCACCCACCGGCACGTGCCTGAGATGCTGCAGAACTTCGACGTCTGCGGCGCGGACGACCCCACCGTCTCCTTCACCCCGGTCCTGGTGCCGATGTCGCGGGGGATCCTCGCGACCTGCACCGCGCCGCTGCACGGCGGGGTCGACCTCGACGCGGTGCGGGCGGCCTACCACGCCGACTACGACGACGAGCCCTTCGTGCACCTGCTCGCGCCCGGCCACTGGCCCCAGACCCAGTCCGTCCTGGGGGCGAACGCGGTCCACCTGCAGGTCGCCGTCGACGAGGCGGCCGGCCGGCTGGTCGCCGTCGCCGCCCTCGACAACCTGACCAAGGGCACCGCCGGCGGCGCCGTGCAGTGCATGAACCTGGCCCTCGGGCTGCCCGAGACCACCGGGCTCAGCACGGCGGGGGTCGCCCCGTGA
- a CDS encoding ACT domain-containing protein: MTAWELTRHAGELGQARLAAHASVPRWALDDAFETPCWGVTRTADELSVLCAWEALPGTVTAVGPFVAFSVDGPLEHSLVGVLAGLLEPLAAAGISILAQSTFDTDWVLVPSARADDAVAVWQQAGHAITLEEHA; this comes from the coding sequence GTGACCGCCTGGGAACTCACCCGGCACGCCGGGGAGCTGGGTCAGGCGCGGCTGGCGGCGCACGCGTCCGTTCCGCGCTGGGCCCTCGACGACGCCTTCGAGACACCCTGCTGGGGCGTCACGCGGACCGCCGACGAGCTCTCGGTCCTCTGCGCCTGGGAGGCACTGCCCGGCACGGTCACCGCCGTCGGGCCGTTCGTGGCCTTCAGCGTCGACGGGCCGCTCGAGCACTCGCTGGTCGGCGTCCTCGCGGGCCTGCTGGAGCCGCTCGCCGCCGCCGGGATCTCGATCCTGGCGCAGTCGACCTTCGACACCGACTGGGTCCTCGTCCCCAGCGCCCGGGCCGACGACGCCGTCGCCGTGTGGCAGCAGGCGGGCCACGCGATCACCCTCGAGGAGCACGCATGA
- the argJ gene encoding bifunctional glutamate N-acetyltransferase/amino-acid acetyltransferase ArgJ produces MSVTAAAGFVAGGTTAGLKPSGKPDLALVVNTGPEQVAAAVFTTNRVKAAPVLWSQQVLADGRLRAVVLNSGGANACTGPEGFADTHRTAEHVAAALTAVDPGGSTVGAIDVAVCSTGLIGERLPLDRLTAGVDALAGSLTGDGGQAAAEAIMTTDTRAKQVSYVDEGWSVGGMAKGAGMLAPGLATMLVVLTTDAVLDPALVQDQLASACRRSFERVDSDGCMSTNDTVILMSSGASGVRPAAPDFQAALDEACRDLALQLLADAEGAAHEIAITVTHAATEDDAVEVARAVARSNLFKCAVFGGDPNWGRVLAAVGTTAAAFEPDRLDVSFNGVKVCVDGSIGEPRDRVDLSGRSVEVKIDLRAGPRSATVWTNDLTYDYVRENAEYST; encoded by the coding sequence ATGAGCGTCACCGCCGCCGCCGGCTTCGTCGCCGGCGGCACCACCGCCGGCCTGAAGCCCAGCGGCAAGCCCGACCTCGCCCTCGTCGTCAACACCGGTCCGGAGCAGGTCGCCGCTGCGGTCTTCACCACCAACCGCGTCAAGGCCGCGCCCGTCCTGTGGTCGCAGCAGGTGCTGGCCGACGGGCGGCTGCGCGCCGTCGTGCTGAACTCCGGCGGGGCGAACGCCTGCACCGGCCCCGAAGGGTTCGCCGACACCCACCGCACCGCCGAGCACGTCGCCGCCGCGCTGACCGCGGTCGACCCGGGCGGGTCGACGGTGGGCGCGATCGACGTCGCCGTCTGCTCGACCGGCCTGATCGGGGAGCGGCTGCCGCTGGACCGGCTCACCGCCGGCGTCGACGCCCTCGCCGGATCGCTCACCGGGGACGGCGGGCAGGCGGCGGCCGAGGCGATCATGACCACCGACACCCGGGCCAAGCAGGTCAGCTACGTCGACGAGGGCTGGTCGGTCGGCGGGATGGCCAAGGGCGCCGGGATGCTGGCGCCGGGCCTGGCCACCATGCTCGTCGTGCTGACCACGGACGCGGTGCTCGACCCGGCCCTGGTGCAGGACCAGCTGGCCAGCGCCTGCCGGCGCAGCTTCGAGCGCGTCGACAGCGACGGCTGCATGTCCACCAACGACACCGTCATCCTGATGAGCAGCGGTGCCTCCGGCGTCCGGCCGGCCGCCCCCGACTTCCAGGCGGCCCTCGACGAGGCCTGCCGCGACCTCGCCCTGCAGCTGCTGGCCGACGCCGAGGGCGCCGCCCACGAGATCGCGATCACCGTCACGCACGCGGCCACCGAGGACGACGCCGTCGAGGTCGCCCGGGCCGTCGCCCGCAGCAACCTGTTCAAGTGCGCCGTCTTCGGCGGGGACCCCAACTGGGGTCGGGTGCTGGCCGCGGTCGGCACCACCGCCGCCGCCTTCGAGCCGGACCGGCTCGACGTCTCCTTCAACGGGGTCAAGGTCTGCGTCGACGGCAGCATCGGCGAGCCGCGCGACCGGGTCGACCTCAGCGGTCGCTCCGTCGAGGTGAAGATCGACCTCCGCGCCGGACCCCGCTCGGCGACCGTCTGGACCAACGACCTGACGTATGACTACGTGCGCGAGAACGCGGAGTACTCCACATGA
- the argB gene encoding acetylglutamate kinase produces MSPDAPNLPISLVEKASILTETLPWLETYAGKTVVIKYGGNAMVDEELKRAFAQDIVFMKRCGIHPVVVHGGGPQISSMLGRLGIPSEFRGGLRVTTPEAMEIVRMVMVGQVGRDLVGLINSHSTVAVGLSGEDGGLFTAERRGTVVDGEEVDLGLVGDVVDVRTEAVQGLIDSGSVPVVAGIAPDVHGVVHNVNADTAAAALAVALQADRLVVLTDVEGLYRDWPASTDVIQELSASELRELMPSLSSGMVPKMEACLRAVEGGLTRATVTDGRVPHALLLEIFTNAGIGTMVTQDGLVRLGSRVFPASEPIPPHELTNGDFGAAALTPPATTHSSGGPA; encoded by the coding sequence ATGAGCCCCGACGCCCCGAACCTGCCGATCTCGCTGGTGGAGAAGGCCTCGATCCTCACCGAGACCCTGCCCTGGTTGGAGACCTACGCCGGCAAGACCGTCGTGATCAAGTACGGCGGCAACGCCATGGTGGACGAGGAGCTCAAGCGCGCCTTCGCCCAGGACATCGTGTTCATGAAGCGCTGCGGCATCCACCCCGTCGTGGTGCACGGCGGCGGGCCGCAGATCTCCTCCATGCTCGGCCGGCTGGGCATCCCGTCGGAGTTCCGGGGCGGGTTGCGCGTCACCACCCCCGAGGCGATGGAGATCGTCCGGATGGTCATGGTCGGCCAGGTCGGCCGCGACCTCGTCGGGCTGATCAACAGCCACAGCACGGTCGCGGTCGGGCTGTCCGGCGAGGACGGCGGCCTGTTCACCGCCGAGCGACGGGGGACCGTCGTCGACGGCGAGGAGGTCGACCTCGGGCTGGTCGGTGACGTCGTCGACGTCCGGACCGAGGCCGTGCAGGGCCTGATCGACTCCGGCAGCGTGCCCGTCGTCGCCGGGATCGCGCCCGACGTCCACGGCGTCGTGCACAACGTCAACGCCGACACCGCCGCCGCCGCGCTCGCCGTCGCCCTGCAGGCCGACCGGCTCGTCGTGCTGACCGACGTCGAGGGCCTCTACCGCGACTGGCCGGCCAGCACCGACGTCATCCAGGAGCTCTCGGCGTCCGAGCTCCGGGAGCTGATGCCCAGCTTGTCGTCCGGCATGGTGCCCAAGATGGAGGCCTGCCTGCGCGCGGTCGAGGGCGGCCTGACCCGCGCCACCGTCACCGACGGCCGCGTGCCGCACGCGTTGCTGCTGGAGATCTTCACCAACGCCGGCATCGGCACGATGGTCACCCAGGACGGCCTGGTCCGCCTGGGCAGCCGGGTGTTCCCCGCGTCCGAGCCGATCCCGCCGCACGAGCTCACCAACGGCGACTTCGGCGCCGCCGCGCTCACCCCGCCCGCCACCACCCACTCCTCCGGGGGCCCTGCATGA
- a CDS encoding acetylornithine transaminase: MTDLTVPVELAGVPSTSSAVLDRYAHAVMNTFGLPKRVFVRGEGAYVWDAEGRRYLDLLAGIAVNALGHAHPTVLSAVTGQIATLGHVSNFFATPAQVALAERLAAMVDPDGPGDARVFFTNSGTEANEAAFKLTRMTGRTKIISTEGAFHGRSLGALAITHNPKYRAPFEPLPGDVVFVPYGDAAALAAELDDTVAAVVLEPLQGENGIVEPPAGYLARARALCDAAGALLWIDEVQTGMGRTGAWLAHVADGVRADVVTLAKGLGNGFPVGACVARGRAATMLQPGSHGSTFGGNPVAAIAGLAVIAVIERDGLLEHATAMGEHLAATVTGLGHPLVAGVRGRGLLRGIVLTEPVAAAVSDAALDAGFVINAPRPDVLRLAPPLITTAAQLDTFTAALPGLLDASRTAAA; encoded by the coding sequence ATGACCGACCTGACCGTCCCCGTCGAGCTCGCCGGGGTGCCCAGCACCTCCAGCGCGGTGCTCGACCGCTACGCCCACGCGGTGATGAACACCTTCGGCCTGCCGAAGCGCGTGTTCGTCCGCGGCGAGGGTGCCTACGTCTGGGACGCCGAGGGTCGCCGCTACCTCGACCTGCTGGCCGGGATCGCCGTCAACGCCCTCGGCCACGCGCACCCGACCGTGCTCTCGGCCGTCACCGGCCAGATCGCGACCCTCGGGCACGTGTCGAACTTCTTCGCGACGCCCGCCCAGGTGGCGCTGGCCGAACGGCTGGCCGCCATGGTCGACCCCGACGGGCCCGGCGACGCCCGCGTCTTCTTCACCAACTCCGGCACCGAGGCCAACGAGGCGGCCTTCAAGCTCACCCGGATGACCGGCCGGACCAAGATCATCTCCACCGAGGGCGCCTTCCACGGCCGTTCCCTCGGGGCGCTGGCGATCACCCACAACCCCAAGTACCGGGCGCCGTTCGAGCCGCTGCCCGGCGACGTCGTCTTCGTCCCCTACGGCGACGCCGCCGCGCTCGCCGCCGAGCTGGACGACACCGTCGCCGCCGTGGTCCTCGAGCCGCTGCAGGGCGAGAACGGCATCGTCGAGCCGCCCGCCGGCTACCTCGCGCGGGCCCGCGCGCTCTGCGACGCCGCCGGTGCCCTGCTGTGGATCGACGAGGTGCAGACGGGGATGGGCCGGACCGGCGCCTGGCTGGCCCACGTCGCCGACGGCGTCCGCGCCGACGTGGTCACGCTGGCCAAGGGTCTGGGCAACGGCTTCCCGGTCGGCGCCTGCGTCGCCCGCGGCCGGGCCGCCACGATGCTGCAGCCCGGCAGCCACGGCAGCACCTTCGGCGGCAACCCCGTCGCGGCCATCGCCGGGCTGGCGGTCATCGCCGTCATCGAGCGCGACGGCCTGCTCGAGCACGCCACGGCGATGGGGGAGCACCTGGCCGCGACGGTGACCGGGCTGGGGCACCCACTGGTCGCTGGCGTCCGGGGCCGGGGGCTGCTGCGCGGGATCGTGCTGACCGAGCCGGTGGCGGCCGCCGTCAGCGACGCCGCCCTCGACGCCGGCTTCGTCATCAACGCGCCCCGGCCGGACGTCCTCCGGCTCGCGCCGCCGCTGATCACCACTGCGGCCCAGCTCGACACCTTCACCGCGGCCCTCCCCGGCCTGCTCGACGCCAGCCGGACGGCCGCGGCGTGA
- the argF gene encoding ornithine carbamoyltransferase — translation MTGTLRHFLADDDLSPAEQATVLDLASALKAEPYRLKPLAGPQSVAVLFDKPTLRTQASFAAGIAELGGHPMIVDARLAGVGVRESVADVARVLGRQASAVVWRTFAQADLETMAAHAGVPVVNALTDDFHPCQILADLLTVREHRGRLEGLTLTYLGDGANNMAASYLLGGATAGLHVRVGAPAGFQPSPEVLARAAAVAATTGGSVAVLDDPAAAVAGADVVATDTWVSMGQEGDGVDRVAVFSPYSLTSALLARAAPDALVLHCLPAYRGQEIDAEVLDGPQSVVWDEAENRRHVQKAVLVLLAGWAAGEDG, via the coding sequence GTGACCGGCACGCTGCGGCACTTCCTGGCCGACGACGACCTCAGCCCGGCCGAGCAGGCCACCGTCCTCGACCTGGCGAGCGCCCTCAAGGCCGAGCCGTACCGGCTGAAGCCCCTCGCCGGGCCGCAGAGCGTCGCCGTGCTGTTCGACAAGCCGACCCTGCGCACCCAGGCGTCGTTCGCCGCCGGGATCGCCGAGCTCGGCGGTCACCCGATGATCGTCGACGCCCGGCTGGCCGGCGTCGGCGTGCGGGAGTCGGTCGCCGACGTGGCCCGGGTGCTCGGCCGGCAGGCGTCGGCGGTCGTCTGGCGGACCTTCGCCCAGGCCGACCTGGAGACGATGGCCGCCCACGCCGGGGTGCCGGTGGTCAACGCCCTCACCGACGACTTCCACCCCTGCCAGATCCTGGCCGACCTGCTCACCGTGCGGGAGCACCGCGGCCGGCTCGAGGGGCTGACCCTGACCTACCTCGGCGACGGCGCCAACAACATGGCGGCCTCCTACCTGCTGGGTGGCGCGACGGCCGGGTTGCACGTGCGGGTCGGCGCCCCGGCGGGCTTCCAGCCGTCGCCCGAGGTCCTCGCGCGGGCCGCCGCTGTCGCCGCCACGACCGGGGGCAGCGTGGCGGTCCTCGACGACCCGGCCGCCGCGGTCGCCGGCGCCGACGTCGTGGCCACCGACACCTGGGTCTCGATGGGGCAGGAGGGTGACGGCGTCGACCGGGTGGCGGTGTTCAGCCCCTACAGCCTGACCAGCGCGCTGCTCGCCCGGGCCGCGCCGGACGCCCTCGTGCTGCACTGCCTGCCCGCCTACCGCGGCCAGGAGATCGACGCCGAGGTCCTGGACGGCCCCCAGTCGGTCGTGTGGGACGAGGCCGAGAACCGCCGGCACGTGCAGAAGGCCGTCCTGGTGCTGCTCGCCGGCTGGGCCGCCGGGGAGGACGGGTGA
- a CDS encoding arginine repressor has product MTAPTAPLTKTARHARIIALLGTHQVRSQTELAELLAAEGAQVTQGTLSRDLVEVGALRVRGAGGHLVYAVPGDGGDRTPHVGEFATFEARLARLCAEVLVSAEPSANLVVVRTPPGAAQYFASAIDRVGWETILGTIAGDDTILLITRSPEGGAALADRLLTMSRGERTGKDAAGLPTPADPHPTPNDSKGLNS; this is encoded by the coding sequence ATGACCGCCCCCACCGCCCCGCTCACCAAGACCGCCCGGCACGCGCGGATCATCGCGCTGCTCGGCACCCACCAGGTGCGCTCGCAGACCGAGCTGGCCGAGCTGCTGGCGGCCGAGGGCGCCCAGGTCACCCAGGGCACCCTGTCCCGGGACCTCGTCGAGGTCGGCGCCCTCCGGGTGCGCGGGGCCGGCGGCCACCTGGTGTACGCCGTGCCCGGCGACGGCGGCGACCGGACCCCGCACGTCGGGGAGTTCGCGACCTTCGAGGCGCGGCTGGCCCGGCTGTGCGCCGAGGTGCTCGTCTCGGCCGAGCCATCGGCCAACCTCGTCGTCGTGCGCACCCCGCCCGGCGCCGCCCAGTACTTCGCCTCGGCCATCGACCGCGTCGGCTGGGAGACCATCCTCGGCACCATCGCCGGGGACGACACCATCCTGCTCATCACCCGCAGCCCGGAGGGCGGGGCCGCGCTGGCCGACCGGCTGCTCACCATGAGCCGCGGCGAGCGCACCGGCAAGGACGCCGCCGGCCTCCCCACCCCCGCTGACCCGCACCCCACCCCGAACGACAGCAAAGGACTCAACTCGTGA
- a CDS encoding argininosuccinate synthase: MSDRIVLAYSGGLDTSVCIGWLTEETGQEVVAVAVDVGQGGEDMELIRQRALDCGAVESVVVDAKDEFAEDFCLPALRANALYMDRYPLVSALSRPLIVRHLAEAAREHGATVVSHGCTGKGNDQVRFEVGIANLAPDLKVIAPVRDYAWTREKAIAYAEEKGLPINQSKKSPYSIDQNVWGRAVETGFLEDIWNGPIEDVYDYTADPTVQREADEVTISFEAGVPVAIDGTRVSVLEAIQQLNTRAGGQGVGRLDMVEDRLVGIKSREVYEAPGAIALITAHMELENVTIERELARYKRGVDQRWGELVYDGQWFSPLKRALDTFIDEAQSAVTGEIRMTLHGGRATVTGRRSGTSLYDFNLATYDEGDSFDQSQARGFIEIYGMSSKLAARRDELSTGRPSGARS; encoded by the coding sequence GTGAGCGATCGGATCGTCCTCGCCTACTCCGGCGGACTCGACACCAGCGTCTGCATCGGCTGGCTGACCGAAGAGACCGGGCAGGAGGTCGTGGCCGTGGCCGTCGACGTCGGCCAGGGCGGAGAGGACATGGAGCTCATCCGCCAGCGCGCCCTGGACTGCGGCGCGGTCGAGTCCGTCGTCGTCGACGCCAAGGACGAGTTCGCGGAGGACTTCTGCCTGCCGGCGCTGCGCGCCAACGCCCTCTACATGGACCGCTACCCCCTGGTCAGCGCGCTGTCGCGGCCGCTGATCGTCCGGCACCTCGCCGAGGCGGCCCGCGAGCACGGCGCCACCGTCGTCTCCCACGGCTGCACCGGCAAGGGCAACGACCAGGTCCGCTTCGAGGTCGGCATCGCCAACCTCGCTCCCGACCTCAAGGTCATCGCGCCCGTCCGTGACTACGCCTGGACCCGTGAGAAGGCCATCGCGTACGCGGAGGAGAAGGGGCTGCCGATCAACCAGAGCAAGAAGTCGCCCTACTCCATCGACCAGAACGTCTGGGGGCGCGCGGTGGAGACCGGGTTCCTCGAGGACATCTGGAACGGGCCGATCGAGGACGTGTACGACTACACCGCCGACCCGACCGTGCAGCGCGAGGCCGACGAGGTGACGATCAGCTTCGAGGCCGGCGTCCCGGTGGCGATCGACGGCACGCGGGTCTCCGTGCTGGAGGCCATCCAGCAGCTCAACACCCGTGCGGGCGGCCAGGGCGTCGGCCGCCTCGACATGGTCGAGGACCGGCTGGTGGGCATCAAGAGCCGCGAGGTGTACGAGGCGCCCGGCGCCATCGCGCTGATCACCGCGCACATGGAGCTCGAGAACGTGACCATCGAGCGCGAGCTGGCCCGCTACAAGCGCGGCGTCGACCAGCGCTGGGGCGAGCTCGTCTACGACGGGCAGTGGTTCTCCCCGCTCAAGCGGGCGCTGGACACGTTCATCGACGAGGCGCAGTCGGCGGTCACCGGGGAGATCCGGATGACGCTGCACGGCGGCCGCGCCACGGTGACCGGTCGGCGCAGCGGCACCAGCCTGTACGACTTCAACCTGGCCACCTACGACGAGGGCGACAGCTTCGACCAGTCCCAGGCCCGCGGCTTCATCGAGATCTACGGGATGTCGAGCAAGCTGGCCGCCCGCCGGGACGAGCTCTCGACCGGCCGGCCCAGTGGTGCGCGGAGCTGA